The Phycisphaerae bacterium genome contains a region encoding:
- a CDS encoding CoA activase gives MVQRSSAGSETTANATPEPVAQGAAGMVHIGFDIGSVAAKLVVLDGAGKVLEEQYQRHLGQPVKFALSLLDDVLTRHSASQIGTLAGTGTAGRFVCKLMDTKFINELSCQAAAIRRLVPEARTVVEMGGQDSKLIFLSGDAGDLSGIEDFAMNTACAAGTGSFLDQQASRIGLDVSELGQLALKCEVPPRVAGRCSVFAKSDMIHLQQQATPVHDIVAGLCFGLARNLKSNLGRGKDLTKPVVFTGGVAWNAGVVRAMREVLEADGPGQFVVPEQHALTGAIGAGLLAMRDWDGKSCVEVNLHPLREYLSSQKTIGHRLAKLTRPERGYPRMETQADEVFSALKPGQKVPAFLGIDVGSISTNVVVIDEQQRVLAKAYLMTASKPLEAVRQGLAMVGEVVADKVEIRGVATTGSGRYLTGDFVGADTVVNEITAQATAAAVIDPQVDTIFEIGGQDSKYISLENGVVVDFEMNHACAAGTGSFLEEQAERLGIDIKTQFSNLALSAENPIRLGERCTVFMESDLLNYQQQGARTDDLVGGLCYSIVANYLNRVVGRRKIGNRIFFQGGTAFNKGVVAAFESVTGKPVTVPPHHEVTGAIGVAILAKRYVETKGITTSTFRGFDISQRKYEIRSFECTHCANNCEIKEVTIEGSDAPLYYGSRCDRYNVKKDQEQTTATIPDLFRERQAMLEKFARVRRKPSGGRKTVGIPLMLGNFQLLPFWGTFFDELGYEPIVSPPSTKKLIRRGVEAVVSQPCFPVKVAHGHVIDLLDRKLDYLWLPSVVSLERDEPDINNQLCPYVQTIPYQIQVAIDLQRYGTKMLAPYVRFQDGWKELVRCMQVLCDELGVSKAQIASALRAAQAAQRAFEAACRQRGQEVLGQVKPDERAMVLVSRPYNGCDPGVSLDIPGKLRKLGMLTIPLDFLDFSTVSANARYQAKDGMYWKYGQRIIKGAKIVRNDPRLFAVYLTNFSCGPDSFIGTFFKDLMGQKPYLMLEIDEHSADAGVVTRLEAYLESLRNAKNVQPAPIREEELQIARVDCSRRKVYIPWMGDHAYALAAAFRACGQPSEVLPLADQETLEIGRRFTTGKECLPCIVTTGDMVKKAWSTGFDAEHSAFFMPGGSGPCRFGQYNCLQRLVLNEIGMAGVPVVSPSQDKSFYEDFRQFRQDPTRLAWNGIVAVDVLLKALLALRPYEIRSGETVETYRRWVDEVSRAIEANASERELGAMMRSAARAFKQIKVDRTVRKPHIGIVGEIYVRSHVFSNDYLVDRLESLGAQVSLASFAEWMYYTNFTRKRTARREAEWKSLMINWVKDRLQKKIERNLAEPFEEVIPHAVEPAVEEIIEFGSAYIHDSFEGEAGLSVGKMIEYHRHGVDAIVNVGPFTCMPSTIVSAVMKKLAQDLDNMPMITIMYDGQGDPTMDTRLEAFIDQARSFQAKRTRHTGSPVTAGK, from the coding sequence ATGGTTCAAAGATCGAGTGCGGGATCGGAGACGACGGCCAACGCAACCCCCGAACCAGTGGCGCAGGGCGCAGCGGGGATGGTGCATATCGGATTTGACATCGGTTCGGTGGCGGCCAAGCTGGTCGTGCTGGACGGGGCCGGAAAGGTCCTGGAGGAGCAGTATCAGCGTCACCTGGGCCAGCCGGTCAAGTTCGCCCTGTCGCTGCTGGATGACGTGCTGACCCGGCATTCGGCGAGCCAGATCGGGACGCTGGCGGGCACGGGCACTGCGGGGCGGTTCGTGTGCAAGCTGATGGACACGAAGTTCATCAACGAGTTGAGCTGTCAGGCCGCAGCGATCCGTCGGCTGGTGCCGGAGGCCCGGACGGTGGTGGAGATGGGCGGGCAGGACAGCAAGCTGATCTTCCTGTCGGGCGACGCGGGCGACCTGTCGGGTATTGAAGATTTCGCGATGAACACGGCGTGCGCCGCCGGGACGGGCAGCTTCCTGGACCAGCAGGCGTCGCGGATCGGCTTGGATGTTTCGGAACTGGGGCAGTTGGCGCTGAAGTGCGAGGTCCCGCCGCGGGTGGCCGGTCGCTGTTCGGTGTTCGCCAAGTCGGACATGATCCACCTTCAGCAGCAGGCGACGCCGGTGCACGACATCGTGGCCGGTCTGTGCTTCGGGCTGGCAAGGAATCTCAAGAGCAACCTGGGCCGCGGCAAGGACCTGACCAAGCCGGTGGTGTTCACGGGCGGCGTGGCTTGGAACGCGGGTGTGGTGCGGGCGATGCGGGAGGTGCTCGAGGCCGATGGCCCGGGCCAGTTCGTGGTGCCGGAGCAACACGCCTTGACCGGGGCGATCGGGGCGGGCCTGCTGGCGATGCGGGACTGGGACGGCAAGTCGTGCGTGGAGGTGAACCTGCATCCGCTGCGGGAGTACCTCTCGTCGCAGAAGACGATCGGGCACCGGCTGGCGAAACTCACGCGGCCCGAGCGCGGCTATCCGCGGATGGAGACGCAGGCCGACGAGGTCTTTTCGGCCCTCAAGCCGGGCCAGAAGGTGCCGGCGTTTCTGGGGATCGACGTCGGCTCGATCAGCACCAACGTGGTGGTGATTGACGAACAGCAGCGGGTGCTGGCCAAGGCGTACCTGATGACCGCGAGCAAACCGCTGGAGGCGGTGCGCCAGGGCTTGGCGATGGTCGGCGAGGTGGTGGCGGACAAGGTCGAGATCCGCGGCGTGGCCACGACGGGTTCCGGACGCTATCTGACCGGCGATTTCGTCGGGGCCGATACGGTGGTCAACGAGATCACCGCCCAGGCAACGGCGGCGGCGGTGATCGATCCGCAGGTGGACACGATCTTCGAGATCGGCGGCCAGGACTCCAAATACATCTCGTTGGAAAACGGAGTGGTGGTCGATTTCGAGATGAACCATGCGTGCGCAGCCGGGACGGGCTCGTTCCTGGAGGAGCAGGCCGAGCGGCTGGGAATCGACATCAAGACGCAGTTCAGCAACCTAGCCCTCTCGGCTGAGAATCCGATCCGTCTGGGCGAGCGGTGCACGGTATTCATGGAGTCGGACCTGCTGAACTACCAGCAGCAGGGGGCTCGGACGGACGACCTGGTGGGCGGGCTGTGCTACTCGATCGTGGCCAACTACCTGAACCGCGTGGTCGGGCGGCGCAAGATCGGCAACCGGATCTTCTTCCAGGGCGGCACCGCGTTCAACAAGGGCGTGGTCGCGGCGTTCGAGTCGGTCACGGGCAAGCCGGTAACGGTCCCGCCGCACCACGAGGTGACCGGGGCGATCGGCGTGGCGATCCTGGCCAAGCGCTACGTCGAGACGAAGGGGATCACGACCAGCACGTTCCGCGGCTTTGACATCTCGCAGCGGAAATACGAGATCCGGTCGTTCGAGTGCACGCACTGCGCGAACAACTGCGAGATCAAGGAAGTGACGATTGAAGGGTCGGACGCCCCGCTGTACTACGGATCGCGGTGCGACCGGTACAACGTCAAGAAGGACCAGGAGCAGACGACGGCAACGATTCCCGACCTGTTCCGCGAGCGGCAGGCGATGCTGGAGAAGTTCGCCCGCGTCCGCCGCAAACCCAGCGGCGGCCGCAAGACGGTCGGCATTCCGCTGATGCTGGGCAATTTCCAGCTTCTGCCGTTCTGGGGCACGTTCTTCGACGAATTGGGCTACGAGCCGATCGTCAGCCCGCCGTCGACCAAGAAACTGATCCGGCGCGGCGTCGAGGCGGTGGTCTCGCAGCCGTGTTTCCCGGTGAAGGTGGCCCACGGCCACGTGATCGATCTGCTGGATCGCAAGCTCGACTACCTGTGGCTGCCCAGCGTGGTCTCACTGGAGCGCGACGAGCCGGACATCAACAACCAGCTCTGCCCGTACGTGCAGACGATCCCGTACCAGATCCAGGTGGCGATCGACCTGCAGCGGTACGGAACGAAGATGCTGGCCCCGTACGTGCGTTTCCAGGACGGCTGGAAGGAACTGGTCCGCTGCATGCAGGTGCTCTGCGACGAGTTGGGCGTCAGCAAGGCGCAGATCGCCTCGGCCCTTCGGGCGGCCCAGGCGGCCCAGAGGGCGTTTGAGGCGGCATGCCGTCAGAGAGGCCAGGAAGTGCTCGGGCAGGTCAAGCCGGACGAGCGGGCGATGGTCCTGGTCAGCCGGCCGTACAACGGCTGCGATCCGGGCGTGAGCCTCGATATCCCCGGCAAGCTCCGCAAGCTCGGTATGCTGACCATCCCGCTGGACTTCCTGGATTTCAGCACGGTCTCAGCCAACGCGCGCTATCAGGCCAAGGACGGGATGTACTGGAAGTACGGCCAGCGGATCATCAAGGGCGCGAAGATCGTGCGAAACGATCCGCGGCTCTTCGCGGTCTACCTGACCAATTTCAGTTGCGGGCCGGATTCGTTTATCGGCACGTTCTTCAAGGACCTGATGGGCCAGAAGCCCTACCTGATGCTGGAGATCGACGAGCATTCAGCCGACGCGGGCGTGGTCACGCGGCTCGAGGCCTATCTGGAGTCGCTGCGCAACGCCAAGAACGTTCAGCCGGCCCCGATCCGCGAGGAAGAGCTCCAGATCGCCCGGGTCGACTGCTCGAGGCGCAAGGTTTATATCCCGTGGATGGGCGATCACGCCTACGCTCTGGCGGCGGCGTTCCGGGCGTGCGGCCAGCCGTCGGAGGTCCTGCCGCTGGCCGACCAGGAGACGCTGGAGATCGGCCGGCGATTCACCACCGGCAAAGAGTGTTTGCCGTGCATCGTGACCACGGGCGACATGGTCAAGAAGGCCTGGTCGACGGGATTTGACGCCGAGCACTCGGCATTCTTCATGCCGGGCGGATCGGGCCCGTGCCGGTTCGGGCAGTACAACTGCCTCCAGCGGCTGGTGTTGAACGAGATTGGAATGGCCGGCGTGCCGGTGGTCTCGCCATCGCAGGACAAGAGCTTCTACGAGGACTTCCGGCAGTTCCGCCAGGACCCGACGCGCCTGGCCTGGAACGGGATCGTGGCGGTGGACGTGCTGCTCAAGGCGCTGCTGGCCCTTCGGCCGTACGAAATCCGCAGCGGCGAGACGGTCGAAACCTACCGGCGGTGGGTGGACGAGGTCAGCCGAGCCATCGAAGCCAACGCCTCGGAACGCGAACTGGGCGCGATGATGCGCTCGGCGGCCAGGGCGTTCAAGCAGATCAAGGTGGACCGCACCGTCCGCAAACCGCACATCGGGATCGTGGGCGAGATCTACGTGCGAAGCCATGTGTTCAGCAACGACTACCTGGTGGACCGGCTCGAATCGCTGGGCGCGCAGGTGTCGCTGGCCAGCTTCGCCGAGTGGATGTACTACACCAACTTCACCCGCAAACGGACGGCGCGGCGCGAGGCCGAGTGGAAGAGCCTGATGATTAACTGGGTCAAGGACCGGCTGCAGAAGAAGATCGAGCGAAACCTCGCCGAACCGTTCGAAGAGGTGATTCCGCACGCGGTCGAGCCGGCGGTCGAAGAGATTATCGAGTTCGGCAGTGCGTACATTCACGACAGCTTCGAGGGCGAAGCGGGACTGTCGGTGGGCAAGATGATCGAGTACCACCGTCACGGCGTGGACGCGATCGTCAACGTCGGGCCGTTCACCTGCATGCCCTCGACGATCGTCTCCGCCGTCATGAAGAAGCTGGCCCAGGACCTCGACAACATGCCGATGATCACCATCATGTACGACGGTCAGGGCGACCCGACCATGGACACGCGGCTCGAAGCCTTCATCGACCAGGCCCGCTCATTCCAAGCCAAACGCACCCGCCACACCGGCAGCCCGGTCACAGCGGGGAAATGA
- a CDS encoding sigma 54-interacting transcriptional regulator: MERRPSMERKELELETLYEITKAITESLDLRTTLTDVLKKLNEKMGMLRATLTLLDPSTETLRIECAHGLSEAATKNVFYKIGEGITGTVVQTGQGVVVPRIDKDRRFLNRTRSRGDLKAAKLGFICVPIKLSAQTIGALSVDVPERSADDLEADVKILNIVSSLIAQGVHLIRSVEEERNRLLDENLHLRHQLQERYHLEGVLGNSSKMREIHELVRQVAPSHATVLIRGETGTGKELVAHAIHYNSPRAEHPFVKVNCAALPESLLESELFGYEKGAFTGANRSRKGRFQQADGGTIFLDEIGDISPALQAKLLRVLQFKEFEPLGTDETIKVDVRVLAATSKDLEEELRRQRFREDLYYRINVFPIFLPPLRERKDDIMLMADHFLERYSQANGKPIRRISTPAIDMLVSYHWPGNVRELENCIERSVLVCQEDAIRAEHLPPSLQTAKASSRSTPGSMPGAVENLEREMILEALKANHGHQGRAARMLGVTQRILGYKITKYEIDPKTYAGKGVLA; encoded by the coding sequence ATCGAAAGGCGGCCGTCGATGGAGCGAAAAGAGCTGGAACTCGAAACCCTCTACGAAATCACCAAGGCAATCACCGAGTCGCTTGACCTGCGAACAACTCTAACTGACGTTCTTAAAAAGCTTAATGAGAAGATGGGGATGCTACGGGCCACCCTAACCCTTCTCGATCCGTCCACCGAAACGCTCCGGATCGAGTGCGCACACGGCCTCTCGGAGGCCGCCACCAAGAACGTCTTCTACAAAATTGGCGAGGGCATCACCGGCACCGTCGTTCAGACCGGCCAGGGCGTGGTCGTCCCACGGATCGACAAGGACCGGCGTTTCCTCAACCGAACCCGGAGTCGGGGCGACCTGAAGGCCGCCAAGCTCGGGTTTATCTGCGTGCCGATCAAGCTTTCCGCCCAGACCATCGGGGCCCTGAGCGTCGATGTGCCCGAACGGAGCGCCGATGATCTCGAAGCCGACGTCAAGATCCTTAACATCGTCTCGTCCCTGATCGCCCAGGGCGTCCACCTGATCCGCTCCGTCGAAGAGGAGCGCAACCGCCTGCTCGACGAGAACCTCCACCTGCGCCACCAGTTGCAGGAACGCTACCACCTCGAAGGCGTGCTCGGCAACTCCAGCAAAATGCGGGAAATCCACGAACTGGTCCGCCAGGTCGCGCCCAGCCACGCCACCGTCCTGATCCGCGGCGAAACCGGCACCGGCAAGGAGCTGGTCGCCCACGCCATCCACTACAACTCCCCCCGGGCCGAGCACCCGTTCGTCAAGGTCAACTGCGCCGCCCTGCCCGAGTCCCTGCTCGAAAGCGAACTCTTCGGCTATGAGAAAGGCGCCTTTACCGGGGCCAACCGCTCGCGCAAGGGCCGCTTCCAGCAGGCCGACGGAGGCACCATCTTCCTCGATGAGATCGGCGACATCTCGCCCGCCCTCCAGGCCAAGCTCCTGCGGGTCCTGCAGTTCAAGGAGTTCGAGCCCCTCGGCACCGATGAGACCATCAAGGTCGACGTCCGCGTCCTGGCCGCCACCTCCAAGGACCTCGAAGAGGAACTGCGACGCCAGCGGTTCCGTGAGGACCTCTACTACCGGATCAACGTTTTTCCCATCTTTTTGCCGCCCCTGCGAGAGCGAAAAGACGACATCATGCTTATGGCCGACCACTTCCTGGAACGCTACAGCCAAGCCAACGGCAAGCCCATCCGCCGCATCTCCACTCCCGCCATCGACATGCTGGTCAGCTACCACTGGCCGGGCAACGTCCGCGAGCTGGAAAACTGCATCGAGCGCTCCGTGCTGGTCTGCCAGGAGGACGCGATCCGGGCTGAGCATCTGCCGCCCTCGCTTCAGACCGCCAAAGCCTCGAGCCGCTCGACCCCCGGTTCGATGCCCGGCGCCGTCGAGAACCTCGAACGCGAGATGATCCTTGAAGCCCTCAAGGCCAACCACGGCCATCAGGGCCGCGCCGCCCGCATGCTCGGGGTCACCCAGCGGATCCTCGGCTACAAGATCACCAAGTACGAGATCGACCCCAAAACCTACGCGGGCAAGGGCGTTCTGGCCTGA
- the truD gene encoding tRNA pseudouridine(13) synthase TruD, which produces MKTLPQWPYLTAEVPPLVGRIKVRPEDFVVEEIPQYPCSGEGTHTYFQVEKRGLTTLELVRRLARALGRREVDIGYAGLKDARAVTRQMMSIEHLEPERLAQISLQDVQILRVDRHVNKLKLGHLAGNRFSIKVREIDTSAEQAAREGLETLVRRGVPNYFGHQRFGVRGDSWLMGRAVIQGNPKDLVDQFCGRPDENDREMIRRARELYDRGQYELAAEVWPGYFRDARRACRILAGNPTAFGRAFASIDRNLKRLFVSAYQSYLFNEVLARRIEAIDRMETGDLAYKHENGAVFMVENADVEQPRAAQFEISPSGPLYGYRMRFPEGEPGRVEAAVLEAEGLSTDEFRQAKGHKIKGSRRPLRVRVSELATACGEDEHGPYLQLDFVLPAGSYATAVLRELMKEHLLRQELGGDGED; this is translated from the coding sequence GTGAAGACGCTGCCGCAGTGGCCGTATTTGACGGCGGAAGTCCCGCCGCTGGTGGGACGGATCAAGGTCCGTCCCGAGGATTTCGTGGTCGAGGAGATCCCGCAGTACCCGTGCAGCGGGGAGGGAACGCACACCTATTTCCAGGTGGAGAAGCGCGGACTAACAACGCTGGAACTGGTTCGCCGGCTGGCCCGGGCTCTGGGCCGCCGTGAGGTGGATATCGGTTATGCGGGCCTCAAGGACGCGCGGGCGGTCACCCGGCAAATGATGAGTATCGAGCACCTGGAGCCGGAGCGGTTGGCCCAGATATCGCTGCAGGACGTGCAGATCCTGCGGGTGGATCGGCACGTCAACAAGCTCAAGCTCGGCCACCTGGCGGGCAACCGGTTTTCGATAAAGGTCCGGGAAATCGACACTTCCGCGGAGCAGGCCGCGAGGGAAGGGCTGGAGACGCTGGTCCGGCGGGGGGTGCCGAACTACTTTGGCCACCAGCGGTTCGGCGTTCGCGGCGACAGCTGGCTGATGGGCCGGGCGGTGATCCAGGGCAATCCGAAGGATCTTGTGGACCAGTTCTGCGGCCGGCCGGACGAGAACGACCGGGAGATGATCCGTCGGGCGCGGGAGCTGTACGACCGGGGCCAGTACGAGCTTGCCGCCGAGGTCTGGCCGGGGTATTTCCGGGACGCCCGGCGGGCCTGCCGGATACTGGCGGGAAATCCGACAGCATTCGGTCGGGCATTCGCGTCGATCGACCGGAATCTCAAGCGGCTGTTCGTTTCCGCTTACCAATCGTACCTGTTCAACGAGGTGCTGGCCCGGCGGATCGAGGCGATCGACCGGATGGAGACCGGCGATCTGGCCTACAAGCACGAGAACGGGGCGGTATTCATGGTCGAGAATGCCGACGTGGAACAGCCGCGGGCGGCGCAATTCGAGATCAGCCCCAGTGGCCCGCTTTACGGCTACCGGATGCGGTTTCCGGAAGGGGAGCCGGGTCGGGTCGAGGCGGCGGTGCTGGAGGCTGAGGGCCTCTCGACCGATGAGTTCCGCCAGGCCAAGGGTCACAAGATCAAGGGCAGCCGCCGGCCGCTGCGGGTCCGCGTCTCTGAACTGGCTACGGCCTGCGGCGAGGACGAACACGGGCCGTACCTGCAGTTGGACTTTGTCCTGCCCGCTGGATCCTACGCCACCGCGGTCCTGCGCGAGTTGATGAAGGAGCACCTGCTTCGGCAGGAACTCGGCGGCGACGGCGAGGACTGA
- a CDS encoding transcriptional repressor, with protein MGVAVQQFTETQLIDQLRQCGLRATGQRLAILRALRQDRTHPSAEEVYDCLKRSYPTLSLSTVYKTLQTLAEMDVLQTIDTGTGRQRFEGNPEAHHHAVCTRCGRVLDVAFSKFPVELPDGRIDPSFDVLGLKVYFTGRCHKCAGNGKSGS; from the coding sequence ATGGGAGTTGCCGTGCAGCAGTTTACCGAGACTCAACTAATCGATCAGTTGCGCCAGTGCGGGTTGCGGGCGACGGGGCAGAGGTTGGCGATCCTGCGGGCTCTTCGGCAGGATCGGACGCACCCTTCCGCGGAGGAAGTCTACGACTGTCTCAAGCGGTCCTATCCCACTCTCTCGCTCTCTACCGTCTACAAGACGCTTCAGACGCTGGCCGAGATGGACGTCCTGCAGACCATCGACACCGGCACCGGACGCCAGCGGTTCGAGGGGAATCCCGAGGCGCACCACCACGCCGTCTGCACCCGTTGCGGTCGCGTACTGGATGTGGCTTTCTCGAAATTCCCCGTGGAGCTTCCGGACGGCCGGATTGATCCGAGCTTTGACGTCCTCGGCCTGAAAGTGTATTTCACCGGCCGGTGCCACAAGTGCGCGGGCAACGGCAAGTCCGGTTCCTGA
- a CDS encoding cupin domain-containing protein — translation MAHAERSEGGREILGEKAVLAEMVGYQAGSVVSRTLVDRPQGTVTLFSFDQGQGLSEHSAPFDAMVQVLEGEGEFVISGRPHRLGAGETIIMPADEPHAVKAPQRFKMLLVMIR, via the coding sequence ATGGCGCACGCCGAACGTTCGGAAGGCGGACGGGAGATATTGGGCGAGAAGGCGGTCCTGGCTGAGATGGTCGGCTACCAAGCTGGGTCGGTCGTCAGCCGGACGCTGGTCGATAGGCCGCAGGGAACGGTGACGCTGTTTTCGTTCGACCAGGGCCAGGGCCTCAGCGAACACAGCGCGCCGTTCGACGCGATGGTGCAGGTGCTCGAGGGTGAAGGGGAGTTCGTCATCTCCGGCCGGCCGCATCGTCTCGGCGCGGGGGAGACGATCATCATGCCCGCCGACGAACCGCACGCGGTCAAGGCGCCGCAACGGTTCAAGATGCTGCTGGTGATGATCCGCTAG
- a CDS encoding Neelaredoxin: MAKIGEFVRTDDFKNEKHVPVIELPAGIQAGEPFEVRVTVGKEIPHPNTTEHHIQWIELYFKAEGDPNIYELGRATFAAHGASTKGANEGPAYTNPSACFNVKLGKAGQLIAIEHCNIHGLWEGTAEIKL; this comes from the coding sequence ATGGCCAAGATAGGCGAGTTTGTTCGGACCGATGACTTCAAGAACGAAAAGCACGTCCCGGTGATCGAACTGCCGGCCGGTATCCAGGCGGGCGAGCCGTTCGAGGTGAGGGTGACGGTGGGCAAGGAGATTCCGCATCCCAACACCACCGAGCACCACATCCAGTGGATCGAGCTGTACTTCAAAGCGGAAGGCGACCCGAACATCTACGAACTCGGCCGCGCGACCTTCGCCGCCCACGGGGCCTCGACGAAGGGGGCCAATGAGGGTCCGGCGTACACCAACCCGTCGGCCTGCTTCAACGTCAAGCTCGGCAAGGCCGGCCAGTTGATCGCGATCGAGCACTGCAATATCCACGGCCTGTGGGAAGGCACGGCGGAGATCAAGCTGTAG
- the ruvC gene encoding crossover junction endodeoxyribonuclease RuvC — protein sequence MPEPVDISSGPALICGLDPGLQRTGYGIISTAGQHLKLVDAGFIATSADDELPVRLAQLYAELRAIFQEYPRVRTAAVEEVYSHYRHPRTAVLMAHARGVLLLAAKDAGVQVLSLPATMVKKALVGFGRAGKMQVQRAVSIRLGLTLREEIPADVTDALALAICGVEHMRSPQLAVRMAAQKAERRRESQSGGA from the coding sequence ATGCCTGAACCGGTGGACATCTCGAGCGGTCCGGCGCTGATCTGCGGCTTGGACCCGGGCCTGCAGCGGACGGGGTACGGTATCATCTCCACAGCGGGCCAACATCTGAAGCTGGTGGACGCCGGGTTCATCGCAACATCGGCCGACGACGAGTTGCCGGTGCGGCTGGCCCAGCTCTACGCCGAACTCCGGGCGATCTTTCAGGAGTATCCAAGGGTAAGGACCGCGGCGGTGGAGGAGGTCTATAGCCACTATCGCCATCCGCGGACCGCGGTGCTGATGGCCCATGCCCGAGGGGTGCTGCTGCTGGCGGCGAAGGACGCGGGCGTGCAGGTGTTGAGCCTGCCGGCGACGATGGTCAAGAAGGCCTTGGTCGGCTTCGGCCGGGCGGGCAAAATGCAGGTGCAGCGGGCGGTGAGCATCCGGCTGGGGCTGACGCTGCGGGAGGAGATCCCAGCCGACGTGACCGACGCGCTGGCCCTGGCGATCTGCGGCGTCGAGCACATGCGAAGCCCGCAACTGGCGGTCCGCATGGCGGCTCAGAAAGCGGAAAGAAGGCGGGAGTCGCAATCCGGCGGGGCGTAG
- a CDS encoding cysteine--tRNA ligase: MAVTIYNALTRRKEPLEPVEPGRIGIYLCGPTVYKKSHIGHGVGPVIFDAIRRWLEQMHGYQVTLVLNVTDVEDKLIDEAKAQGRPMLEIAEEITTDYLKSVQAMNVRMPTYMPKATEHIAEIIGVVGRLIDRGYAYQVDGDVYFDVTRCEGYGKLSGRSKEEQEAGTREVAGAEGKRHAWDFALWKSAKPDEPSWDSPWGKGRPGWHIECTAMSMKYLGETFDIHGGGRDLVFPHHENEIAQSECATGKPFAKYWVHHGLTRVDQRKMSKSLGNIRTLESLLSEYPGEVLRFFILSTHYRRPIDFSDEEIRKVRRGMQTFYRLFDRVARITGQDVYALAAIPAPVRDEKLSEAAEGFVNAIDEHRGKLVEAMNDDFNTAEAIASLYEMAHAANSFIEAAEIGSDSPDEEKRTLLTGVQTLRHYAMMLGLFEQPPQTAVSDELTGSLMELLIEVRASARQAKQYAIADRIRDRLVELGVQLKDTKEGTTWERASQ, translated from the coding sequence ATGGCCGTGACGATCTACAACGCCCTGACCCGCCGAAAAGAGCCGCTGGAACCCGTCGAACCGGGCAGGATCGGCATCTACCTGTGCGGCCCGACGGTCTACAAGAAGTCGCACATCGGCCACGGGGTGGGGCCGGTGATCTTCGATGCGATCCGCCGGTGGCTCGAGCAGATGCATGGCTATCAGGTGACGCTCGTGCTGAATGTCACCGATGTTGAAGATAAATTAATTGATGAGGCGAAGGCCCAAGGCCGGCCGATGCTGGAGATCGCCGAGGAAATTACTACTGATTATCTAAAGTCAGTACAGGCGATGAACGTGCGGATGCCGACGTACATGCCGAAGGCGACCGAGCATATTGCGGAGATCATCGGGGTGGTCGGGCGGCTGATCGACCGGGGTTACGCCTACCAAGTCGACGGCGACGTCTACTTCGACGTGACCAGATGCGAGGGCTACGGCAAGCTCTCGGGCCGTTCGAAGGAGGAGCAGGAGGCGGGCACCCGCGAGGTGGCCGGGGCGGAGGGCAAGCGGCACGCGTGGGATTTCGCCCTGTGGAAATCGGCCAAGCCGGATGAACCGTCGTGGGATTCGCCGTGGGGCAAGGGCCGCCCCGGCTGGCACATCGAGTGCACCGCGATGAGCATGAAGTACCTGGGCGAGACGTTCGACATCCACGGCGGCGGGCGAGACCTGGTGTTCCCGCATCACGAGAACGAGATCGCCCAATCGGAGTGCGCCACGGGCAAGCCGTTCGCCAAGTACTGGGTGCACCACGGCCTGACTCGGGTCGACCAGCGGAAGATGTCCAAGAGCCTCGGCAATATCCGCACCCTGGAGAGTTTGCTCAGCGAGTACCCCGGCGAGGTGCTGCGGTTCTTCATTCTCAGCACGCACTACCGCCGGCCGATCGACTTTTCGGATGAGGAAATCCGCAAGGTCCGGCGGGGCATGCAGACGTTCTACCGGCTTTTCGACCGCGTGGCGAGGATCACCGGGCAGGACGTCTACGCCCTGGCGGCGATTCCCGCCCCGGTCCGCGACGAAAAGCTCTCGGAGGCGGCGGAGGGCTTTGTCAATGCGATCGACGAGCATCGCGGCAAACTGGTCGAGGCGATGAACGACGATTTCAACACCGCGGAGGCGATCGCCTCGCTGTACGAAATGGCGCACGCGGCCAACAGTTTCATCGAAGCAGCCGAGATTGGCTCGGATTCGCCGGACGAGGAGAAACGCACCCTCCTGACCGGCGTTCAGACGCTGCGGCACTACGCGATGATGCTGGGGCTGTTCGAGCAGCCGCCGCAAACCGCGGTCTCGGACGAGTTGACCGGATCGCTGATGGAGCTGCTGATCGAGGTGCGGGCGTCGGCCCGGCAGGCCAAGCAGTACGCCATCGCCGACCGGATTCGCGACCGCCTGGTCGAACTGGGGGTCCAGCTCAAGGACACCAAGGAAGGGACGACCTGGGAGCGGGCGAGCCAGTAG